The genomic window CAGATACTCAGGCGTCCAAAATCCGATCACTTCCACCAACACGGTTCGTTCGGTATCGGCTTGACGAAGTACAAAATCGGGGGTCAGCACGGTCTGCCCGCAGTACAACAGCTCTGCTTCTCGTTGCAAATCCCAGCCATCGACCGGCTCTTTTTGCCAAGCGTCATAAATTTGCTGTTCCAGGGCGGAATCAAATTCATCCGGCGGGGCCAACGTCGTCCGCAACCGGTCGCGTGGTGAAACCCGCAGCAAGAACGGCTGCTGGTCGGGGCCGATGACCCAAGCGGTCAGACGCCAACCGGGCAGGGCGAGCAGTTTAGGCAACAGTCTGGCAAACCGGATGCCGTACCGCCAGGTTTGCCGTAACACCGACTGCGGTCCGTCAAAGTCGAACCGGTAGTACGGCACCGCCGCAGGCCGCTTGGCAATTCGGTGCATCAGCCCCGCCAACTTGGCATGCCGGACGATCGTTTTCAATTCTTGTTGAGCGTCAATCTGCATGCGTGTGGCGCGATACAGCGTGGCCTGGGTTTGCGACACGTTGTACAGCGACAACAGGTCAAGCGGCGAAAACGTTTCGTCGAACTTCCGCAGCGTCTGCAACTCGAACACATCGGCGAACAATCGCGATTGGATCTGCGGCCAAGGCGTCCCCAGTTCCGCCGCGATCGCCTGCTGCACGTCGGACAGCGTGTTTTCAAAAATACCTTCGGGTCTCTCCACGATCGGGTGCCGCCCAGCGGCCAAACCAAACACGCGACGCCGCAATCCGGCAGCGCCGCGATCGGCATTAAATTCAGCTTGCTGATCCAGCAATTTACAAAATGCGGCCGTGCGTCGTGGCGGACAATCGGGCAACGGGTCCAGCACCGTCTCGACCTCGCGATGCAGTTGCTGACGCGGCTTGCCCGTGCCCTCGCGATAGACCTGCACGAGGGCTGCGGCGGCTTCCAGATAGTGGTTGTCTTTCCCTTTACGCAAACGATCTGGATAAACCACCCGCTG from Roseimaritima ulvae includes these protein-coding regions:
- a CDS encoding DUF790 family protein; this encodes MLKSEHAIARFDFVQRVVYPDRLRKGKDNHYLEAAAALVQVYREGTGKPRQQLHREVETVLDPLPDCPPRRTAAFCKLLDQQAEFNADRGAAGLRRRVFGLAAGRHPIVERPEGIFENTLSDVQQAIAAELGTPWPQIQSRLFADVFELQTLRKFDETFSPLDLLSLYNVSQTQATLYRATRMQIDAQQELKTIVRHAKLAGLMHRIAKRPAAVPYYRFDFDGPQSVLRQTWRYGIRFARLLPKLLALPGWRLTAWVIGPDQQPFLLRVSPRDRLRTTLAPPDEFDSALEQQIYDAWQKEPVDGWDLQREAELLYCGQTVLTPDFVLRQADTERTVLVEVIGFWTPEYLQEKSRRLTQFLQADAAAGQSRREWLLLFDQQGIAAKLELPEDLAVPHLVLSKQTRPEHWIEALGGPSPVRT